One region of Micromonospora ureilytica genomic DNA includes:
- a CDS encoding SDR family NAD(P)-dependent oxidoreductase: MGKLDGKVAVITGGSTGMALAGARLFVEEGAHVFIQARRQEALDDAVKLIGRNITAVQGDAAELDDLDRLYDTVKREKGSIDVLWASAGMGEPAVLGEITEEQFHRAFWLNARGTLFTVQKALPLINDNGSIFMTGSNASLGAFPGWSLYAGSKAVQQAWARVWLNELRDRKIRVNVLTPGQVATAKQEELFDEATKAAFESLIPRGKMGRPEEIATVALFLASDDSSYVNGLELVADGGTTAI; this comes from the coding sequence GTGGGAAAGCTCGATGGCAAGGTAGCGGTGATCACCGGCGGATCCACCGGCATGGCACTGGCCGGCGCCAGACTGTTCGTCGAGGAAGGAGCGCACGTCTTCATCCAGGCCCGGCGGCAGGAAGCACTCGACGACGCCGTCAAGCTGATCGGCCGCAACATCACCGCCGTCCAGGGTGACGCGGCCGAACTGGACGACCTGGACCGCTTGTACGACACCGTCAAGCGAGAAAAAGGCTCGATCGACGTGCTGTGGGCCAGCGCCGGGATGGGCGAACCCGCCGTCCTCGGCGAGATCACCGAGGAACAGTTCCACCGCGCCTTCTGGCTCAACGCGCGCGGCACCCTGTTCACCGTGCAGAAGGCACTGCCGTTGATCAACGACAACGGCTCGATCTTCATGACCGGATCCAACGCCTCGCTGGGCGCCTTCCCCGGCTGGAGCCTCTACGCGGGAAGCAAAGCCGTCCAGCAGGCATGGGCCCGCGTCTGGCTCAACGAACTGCGCGACCGCAAGATCCGGGTCAACGTCCTGACCCCCGGCCAGGTCGCCACCGCCAAGCAGGAAGAACTGTTCGACGAGGCAACCAAGGCCGCATTCGAGTCCCTCATCCCCCGGGGAAAGATGGGCCGCCCCGAAGAAATCGCCACCGTCGCCCTGTTCCTCGCCTCCGACGACTCCAGCTACGTCAACGGCCTGGAACTGGTCGCCGACGGCGGCACCACCGCCATCTGA